From Oceanispirochaeta sp. M1, the proteins below share one genomic window:
- a CDS encoding IS3 family transposase yields the protein LYDYVNWYNNKRIHGSLGYLTPVEYKTLMSEKIVS from the coding sequence AACTATATGATTATGTAAATTGGTATAATAATAAAAGGATTCATGGGTCTCTGGGGTATTTAACACCAGTGGAATACAAAACTTTGATGTCCGAGAAAATAGTGTCCTAA
- a CDS encoding InlB B-repeat-containing protein gives MKNFYLTFKTIFTISLLVLVTLILATSCRNPIVKLGSYQVIYDGNGADGGDVPIDENGSLPKDTRAYSEGDEVVVLDSSNLTKTGYKFNFWNTKADGSGILYTPGETLIMDKENITLYAQWLIIQTYNIIYSGNEYAGLELVIDYTSYSEGSPVTILDKGNMIFDGYAFLGWNPDSDGEEAIYTAGEIINMPGHNLSLYAVWTQLPTFSITYNGNQYSGLNVPTDGNQYLEGTEVTVLDQGDMILDGYSFVGWNTDSERTMAVYTAGQKIDMPAYDETLYAVWTQLPTYSINYEGNQYKGSDVPEDNNQYIAGSLIKVPNQGEMILEGYTCTGWDTEADGSGTFYLIGSEISMPDNDITLYAQWEIIPILELQLSEIENSVLIEDQIQLSWEYLPKGVIGQNVSFSSSDETILTITDNGIVEALNEGTAVISISSSDGIFEDEIEICVLPTFIGCIDLYNSGALSVNIPISSSNSSSNIIDWGDGTRSTWTTSSGLAHSYSETGWYDVRIGGDFIWFGINSSKFSRFFSRIENWGG, from the coding sequence TTGAAAAATTTCTACTTAACTTTTAAGACCATATTTACAATTTCATTACTTGTTTTAGTCACACTTATTTTAGCTACCAGCTGTCGTAATCCAATTGTGAAACTAGGTTCGTATCAAGTGATTTATGACGGGAATGGTGCAGATGGTGGTGATGTCCCAATAGATGAAAATGGTTCTCTACCTAAGGATACTAGAGCATACTCAGAAGGTGATGAAGTCGTAGTTTTAGATTCAAGTAACCTTACTAAAACAGGGTATAAATTTAATTTCTGGAATACTAAGGCAGATGGATCGGGAATTTTATATACACCCGGTGAAACCTTAATAATGGACAAAGAAAATATAACTCTTTATGCTCAATGGCTGATAATTCAAACGTATAATATTATCTATTCAGGGAATGAATATGCAGGGCTTGAACTTGTTATTGATTATACATCTTATTCAGAAGGCTCGCCAGTTACAATTTTAGATAAAGGAAATATGATCTTTGATGGATATGCTTTCTTGGGATGGAATCCTGATTCAGATGGAGAAGAAGCAATTTATACGGCTGGAGAGATTATTAACATGCCAGGTCATAACTTATCTCTTTATGCTGTCTGGACTCAGTTGCCAACATTTTCAATTACTTACAATGGTAACCAATATTCAGGATTGAATGTACCAACTGATGGAAATCAATATTTGGAAGGAACAGAGGTTACTGTTTTAGACCAAGGAGATATGATCCTTGATGGGTATTCTTTTGTTGGATGGAATACAGATTCAGAGAGAACAATGGCGGTTTATACCGCAGGCCAGAAAATCGATATGCCGGCTTATGATGAAACTCTGTATGCAGTCTGGACTCAGCTACCCACTTATTCTATCAATTATGAAGGTAATCAATATAAAGGTTCAGATGTTCCGGAGGATAACAATCAATATATAGCAGGTAGTTTGATCAAAGTACCAAATCAAGGAGAAATGATCCTGGAAGGTTATACTTGTACTGGATGGGATACTGAAGCAGATGGCTCCGGAACTTTCTATTTGATCGGATCAGAAATCAGTATGCCTGATAATGATATTACTCTTTATGCTCAGTGGGAAATTATTCCTATCTTAGAGCTACAATTATCTGAAATTGAAAATTCAGTTTTAATAGAAGATCAGATACAACTCTCATGGGAGTATTTACCCAAAGGTGTTATCGGACAGAATGTTTCCTTCTCCTCTAGTGATGAAACAATATTAACGATTACAGATAATGGAATCGTTGAAGCATTAAACGAAGGTACAGCTGTTATTTCAATAAGCTCATCCGATGGTATATTTGAAGATGAAATTGAAATCTGTGTTTTACCAACATTTATTGGTTGTATAGACCTTTATAATTCAGGGGCATTAAGTGTCAATATTCCAATATCGTCAAGTAATAGTTCTTCAAATATTATTGATTGGGGGGATGGAACACGATCCACTTGGACAACATCTTCTGGATTAGCACATAGTTACAGTGAAACAGGATGGTATGATGTCAGGATTGGAGGAGATTTTATTTGGTTCGGCATTAATTCAAGTAAATTTTCTCGCTTCTTCAGTAGAATCGAAAACTGGGGGGGGTAG